The following are encoded in a window of Corynebacterium argentoratense DSM 44202 genomic DNA:
- the nucS gene encoding endonuclease NucS → MRVVIARCSVDYIGRLEAHLPMADRLLMVKADGSVSIHADDRAYKPLNWMTPPCSLSEAPILDEEGNPTGQQFWTVENKKGEQLRITIDTIHSEQSFDLGQDPGLVKDGVETHLQELLAEHIDTLGEGYSLIRREYPTAIGPVDILCKDGDGATVAVEIKRRGGIDGVEQLSRYLELLNRDDLLKPVRGVFAAQEIKPQAKTLASDRGIRCVTLDYQALRGIESDELRLF, encoded by the coding sequence ATGCGAGTAGTGATAGCCCGGTGCAGTGTCGACTACATTGGACGCCTGGAAGCCCACCTACCCATGGCGGACCGACTTCTCATGGTCAAGGCGGATGGATCAGTTTCTATCCACGCTGATGATCGCGCCTACAAGCCCCTCAACTGGATGACCCCACCGTGTAGCCTAAGCGAAGCTCCCATTCTCGACGAAGAGGGTAACCCCACAGGTCAGCAGTTTTGGACTGTTGAGAATAAAAAAGGCGAACAGCTACGCATCACCATCGATACCATCCACTCCGAACAAAGTTTTGATCTTGGTCAGGATCCGGGCCTCGTCAAAGACGGAGTTGAAACGCACCTGCAGGAGCTGCTTGCCGAGCACATCGACACTTTGGGTGAAGGGTACAGCCTTATCCGTCGGGAGTATCCCACAGCTATCGGCCCTGTCGATATTTTGTGCAAGGATGGTGACGGCGCGACGGTTGCCGTTGAAATCAAGCGCAGAGGGGGCATAGACGGTGTGGAACAGTTGAGTCGCTACCTAGAGCTACTCAACCGTGATGATTTGTTGAAGCCCGTCAGGGGAGTGTTTGCGGCACAGGAAATTAAACCCCAGGCAAAAACGCTGGCCAGTGATCGCGGCATCCGCTGTGTGACGCTAGATTACCAAGCCCTTCGAGGTATCG
- a CDS encoding DUF2550 domain-containing protein: MLYLIFAIVSIVCFAVLALAAWRFFVLRPHGISVVMRTMNGPWRHGVISYSDELLKFYKLRSLSPRVDIQLVRNRTELVGRRQRRDDECSTLEDGLRILAIKSNAKEYEIAFDLRGETAFTSWLESAPTARAQRLDVRTAMKHLNQSH, translated from the coding sequence GTGCTGTATCTCATCTTCGCAATTGTGAGCATCGTATGTTTCGCCGTGCTGGCCTTGGCCGCGTGGCGTTTTTTTGTACTCCGTCCCCACGGCATCTCCGTAGTAATGCGCACAATGAATGGCCCCTGGCGCCACGGCGTTATCAGTTACTCCGACGAATTACTGAAATTTTACAAACTTCGCTCCCTGTCTCCCCGGGTAGATATCCAACTGGTTCGTAACCGCACTGAGCTTGTTGGGCGTAGGCAGCGTCGCGATGACGAATGCAGCACCCTCGAAGACGGACTTCGCATCCTAGCCATAAAGTCAAACGCCAAAGAATACGAGATCGCTTTCGACCTGCGAGGTGAAACAGCCTTCACTTCCTGGCTAGAATCTGCCCCCACTGCGCGAGCCCAGCGACTGGATGTTCGCACAGCGATGAAACACCTCAACCAAAGCCACTAA
- a CDS encoding F0F1 ATP synthase subunit epsilon — MAEIAAELVAVERVLWSGKASIVTAQTIEGEIGVLPGHEPMLGQLVDNGVVTITPVDGDKLIAACHGGFLSVSPEKVTILADYAAWATEVDVDSAEEDAQSSDEDVKTRGEAELRAVRRMKES; from the coding sequence ATGGCTGAAATCGCCGCTGAATTGGTTGCTGTCGAACGCGTGCTCTGGTCTGGAAAGGCCAGCATCGTGACGGCGCAAACCATCGAGGGTGAGATCGGCGTGCTCCCCGGTCACGAGCCCATGCTCGGCCAACTGGTCGACAACGGGGTCGTGACCATCACCCCCGTGGATGGCGACAAGCTTATTGCCGCCTGCCACGGTGGCTTCCTCTCCGTCTCCCCGGAGAAGGTCACTATCCTCGCGGACTATGCCGCGTGGGCCACGGAGGTCGATGTTGACTCTGCTGAAGAAGACGCACAGTCTTCCGACGAAGACGTCAAGACCCGTGGTGAGGCTGAATTGCGAGCAGTACGCCGCATGAAGGAGAGCTAA
- the atpD gene encoding F0F1 ATP synthase subunit beta: protein MTTALSEQNTQQAATAGRVVRVIGPVVDVEFPRGELPALFNALTVEVTLEAVAKTITLEVAQHLGDNLVRSVSMAPTDGLVRGAEVTDSGKPISVPVGDVVKGHVFNALGDCLDEPGLGRDGEQWGIHREPPAFDQLEGKTEILETGIKVIDLLTPYVKGGKIGLFGGAGVGKTVLIQEMITRIAREFSGTSVFAGVGERTREGTDLFLEMEEMGVLQDTALVFGQMDEPPGVRMRVALSGLTMAEYFRDVQHQDVLLFIDNIFRFTQAGSEVSTLLGRMPSAVGYQPTLADEMGVLQERITSTKGKSITSLQAVYVPADDYTDPAPATTFAHLDATTELDRAIASKGIYPAVNPLTSTSRILEPGIVGERHYNVAQRVINILQKNKELQDIIAILGMDELSEEDKITVQRARRLERFLGQNFFVAEKFTGIPGSYVPLADTIDAFERICNGDFDHYPEQAFNGLGGLDDVEVAYKKLTEKK, encoded by the coding sequence ATGACTACAGCTCTGAGCGAGCAGAACACACAGCAGGCGGCTACCGCCGGCCGTGTCGTGCGTGTCATCGGTCCGGTCGTCGACGTGGAATTCCCGCGCGGCGAGCTGCCGGCCCTGTTCAACGCACTGACTGTCGAGGTCACCCTCGAAGCAGTCGCCAAGACCATCACCCTCGAGGTTGCCCAGCACCTCGGCGACAACCTGGTTCGTTCCGTCTCCATGGCACCCACCGACGGTCTCGTCCGTGGCGCTGAGGTGACCGATTCCGGTAAGCCGATTTCCGTTCCCGTCGGCGACGTCGTCAAGGGCCACGTGTTCAACGCACTTGGTGACTGCCTTGACGAGCCGGGCCTCGGCCGCGACGGTGAGCAGTGGGGCATCCACCGCGAACCACCTGCTTTCGACCAGCTCGAAGGCAAGACCGAGATCCTCGAAACCGGTATCAAGGTCATCGACCTGCTGACCCCCTACGTGAAGGGCGGCAAGATCGGCCTCTTCGGTGGTGCAGGTGTTGGTAAGACCGTGCTCATCCAGGAGATGATCACCCGTATCGCCCGCGAATTCTCCGGTACCTCGGTGTTTGCAGGCGTCGGTGAGCGCACCCGTGAGGGCACCGACCTCTTCCTCGAAATGGAAGAGATGGGCGTCCTCCAAGACACCGCACTCGTCTTCGGCCAGATGGACGAGCCGCCGGGAGTCCGTATGCGCGTGGCCCTGTCCGGCCTGACCATGGCGGAGTACTTCCGTGATGTTCAGCACCAGGACGTGCTGCTGTTCATCGACAACATCTTCCGTTTCACCCAGGCCGGTTCCGAGGTGTCCACCCTGCTGGGCCGCATGCCTTCCGCAGTGGGCTATCAGCCGACCCTGGCTGACGAGATGGGTGTCCTCCAGGAGCGCATTACCTCCACCAAGGGCAAGTCGATTACCTCTCTGCAGGCTGTTTACGTGCCCGCCGACGACTACACCGACCCCGCCCCGGCGACCACCTTCGCACACCTCGATGCAACCACCGAGCTCGACCGTGCAATCGCTTCTAAGGGTATTTACCCCGCAGTGAACCCGCTGACCTCCACCTCTCGTATCCTCGAGCCCGGTATCGTCGGCGAGCGTCACTACAACGTGGCACAGCGCGTCATCAACATCCTCCAGAAGAACAAGGAACTTCAGGACATCATCGCCATCCTCGGTATGGACGAACTGTCTGAAGAGGACAAGATCACCGTTCAGCGAGCACGTCGCCTTGAGCGCTTCTTGGGCCAGAACTTCTTCGTCGCAGAGAAGTTCACCGGCATCCCCGGTTCCTACGTTCCGCTGGCGGACACCATTGACGCCTTCGAGCGCATCTGCAACGGCGACTTCGATCACTACCCCGAGCAGGCCTTCAACGGCCTCGGTGGTCTTGACGACGTCGAAGTTGCCTACAAGAAGCTCACCGAGAAGAAGTAA
- a CDS encoding F0F1 ATP synthase subunit gamma, protein MANLRELRSRIKSVNSTKKITKAQELIATSRITKAQARVEASQPYAVEIHKVIERLASASNLDHPMLRERPNGKRAAILVVSSDRGMAGGYNYNVFKKTAELRTLLENEGYETVLYVAGNKGVAYYKFRGENVAGSWSGFSQDPDFKLTHDLRRHLIDGFVAGSEGTAKYREGLNVEPGESIQGFDQLHVVYTEFESMLTQTARAHQLLPIEPVIELDEISQGEDMLSSSGTPTPDYDFEPDADTLLAAMLPKYVSRGIFAMLLEAAASESASRRNAMKSATDNATALVKDLSRVANQARQAQITQEITEIVGGAGALAESGESD, encoded by the coding sequence ATGGCTAATCTTCGAGAACTGCGTTCCCGTATCAAATCGGTGAACTCGACTAAGAAGATCACCAAAGCCCAGGAGCTGATCGCCACCTCGCGAATCACTAAGGCCCAGGCCAGGGTGGAAGCTTCGCAGCCCTACGCAGTCGAAATTCACAAGGTGATTGAACGTCTCGCATCGGCTTCGAACCTCGATCACCCGATGCTGCGCGAACGCCCCAACGGCAAACGCGCAGCAATCCTGGTCGTCTCCAGTGACCGTGGTATGGCTGGTGGCTACAACTACAACGTCTTCAAAAAGACTGCAGAACTTCGCACCCTCCTTGAAAATGAAGGCTACGAAACCGTTCTGTACGTTGCAGGTAACAAGGGCGTTGCCTACTACAAGTTCCGCGGCGAAAACGTCGCAGGTTCGTGGTCTGGCTTCTCCCAAGACCCGGACTTCAAGCTCACCCACGACCTGCGCCGTCACCTCATTGATGGTTTCGTGGCAGGCTCCGAAGGCACCGCTAAGTACCGTGAAGGCCTCAATGTAGAACCGGGCGAATCCATTCAAGGATTCGACCAGCTGCACGTTGTGTACACCGAGTTTGAGTCCATGCTGACCCAAACCGCGCGCGCACATCAGCTCCTCCCCATCGAGCCCGTGATCGAGCTCGATGAGATCAGCCAAGGCGAGGACATGCTGTCGAGCAGCGGAACCCCGACTCCCGACTACGACTTCGAACCCGACGCAGACACCTTGCTGGCAGCAATGCTGCCCAAGTACGTCTCGCGTGGCATCTTCGCGATGCTCCTCGAAGCCGCAGCCAGCGAGTCAGCATCGCGTCGTAACGCGATGAAGTCCGCGACCGACAACGCAACCGCACTGGTCAAAGACCTGTCGCGCGTTGCTAACCAGGCCCGCCAGGCACAGATCACCCAGGAAATCACAGAGATCGTCGGTGGCGCAGGAGCGCTCGCCGAAAGCGGAGAAAGTGACTAG
- the atpA gene encoding F0F1 ATP synthase subunit alpha — translation MAELTISSDEIRSAIANYTSSYSPEASREEVGVVISAADGIAQVSGLPSVMANELLEFPGGVIGVAQNLDTDKIGVVVLGNYETLKEGDEVRRTGEVLSIPVGDAFLGRVINPLGQPIDGLGAIDAETDRVLELQAPSVLQRQPVEEPLQTGIKAIDAMTPIGRGQRQLIIGDRKTGKTAVCLDTILNQKANWESGDATKQVRCIYVAIGQKGSTIAAVRKTLEEHGALEYTTIVAAPASDSAGFKWLAPFAGAALGQHWMYQGKHVLVIYDDLTKQAEAYRAISLLLRRPPGREAYPGDVFYLHSRLLERAAKLSDDMGAGSMTALPIIETKANDVSAFIPTNVISITDGQVFLESDLFNQGVRPAINVGVSVSRVGGAAQTKGMKKVSGSLRLDLAAFRDLEAFAAFASDLDPASKAQLQRGQRLVELLKQPENTPMSVEDQMVSIYLAGEGEMDTVPVEDIRRFEKELHEYLHANAAGVYEQIAGGQAFTPESQAELKSAADAFKRVFVTSDGTPVVKEPEVDPLAEGELKKNQITVSRKTNKK, via the coding sequence ATGGCGGAGCTGACGATCTCCTCCGATGAGATCCGTAGCGCGATTGCGAACTACACCTCGAGCTACTCCCCGGAGGCCTCCCGTGAGGAGGTCGGCGTGGTCATTTCGGCAGCTGACGGTATTGCCCAGGTTTCGGGCCTACCGTCGGTCATGGCGAATGAGCTGCTCGAGTTCCCCGGCGGCGTCATCGGCGTCGCACAGAACCTCGACACCGACAAGATCGGCGTTGTGGTTCTGGGTAACTACGAGACTCTTAAAGAGGGCGACGAAGTAAGGCGGACCGGTGAGGTCCTATCCATTCCGGTTGGGGATGCATTCCTCGGCCGCGTAATCAACCCCCTGGGCCAGCCTATCGACGGCCTGGGAGCTATCGACGCTGAAACTGACCGCGTCCTGGAACTGCAGGCACCGTCCGTGCTGCAGCGCCAGCCCGTGGAAGAGCCGTTGCAGACTGGCATCAAGGCCATCGACGCAATGACTCCGATCGGCCGCGGCCAGCGCCAGCTGATCATCGGTGACCGTAAGACCGGTAAGACCGCGGTCTGCTTGGACACCATCCTTAACCAGAAGGCCAATTGGGAGTCCGGTGACGCTACGAAGCAGGTTCGCTGCATCTACGTCGCAATCGGCCAGAAGGGCTCCACCATCGCAGCCGTTCGCAAGACCCTTGAAGAGCACGGCGCTCTGGAGTACACCACCATCGTGGCTGCTCCTGCATCTGATTCCGCCGGCTTCAAGTGGCTCGCACCCTTCGCAGGCGCTGCGCTGGGTCAGCACTGGATGTACCAGGGCAAGCACGTCCTGGTCATCTATGATGATCTGACCAAGCAGGCGGAAGCATACCGTGCGATCTCCTTGCTGCTGCGTCGTCCGCCGGGCCGCGAAGCATACCCCGGTGACGTGTTCTACCTGCACTCCCGTCTCCTCGAGCGTGCCGCAAAGCTCTCTGACGACATGGGCGCAGGCTCGATGACCGCACTGCCGATCATCGAAACCAAGGCAAACGACGTGTCTGCCTTCATTCCGACCAACGTCATCTCCATTACCGACGGCCAGGTCTTCCTCGAATCCGACCTGTTCAACCAGGGTGTCCGCCCGGCTATCAACGTCGGTGTGTCCGTCTCCCGTGTCGGTGGCGCTGCCCAGACCAAGGGCATGAAGAAGGTTTCCGGTAGCTTGCGTCTCGACCTCGCTGCCTTCCGTGACCTCGAAGCCTTCGCTGCCTTCGCATCTGACCTCGACCCCGCGTCGAAGGCCCAGCTGCAGCGTGGCCAGCGTCTCGTCGAGCTGCTCAAGCAGCCCGAGAACACCCCGATGTCCGTCGAGGATCAGATGGTCTCCATCTACCTCGCGGGCGAAGGCGAAATGGACACCGTACCGGTCGAAGACATTCGCCGTTTCGAGAAGGAACTCCACGAGTACCTCCACGCAAACGCAGCTGGTGTCTACGAGCAGATCGCCGGCGGCCAGGCATTCACTCCTGAATCCCAGGCTGAGCTGAAGAGCGCCGCTGACGCGTTCAAGCGAGTCTTCGTAACCTCCGACGGCACCCCCGTTGTGAAAGAACCTGAGGTTGACCCGCTTGCTGAAGGCGAGCTGAAGAAGAACCAAATCACGGTTTCCCGTAAGACGAACAAGAAGTAG
- a CDS encoding F0F1 ATP synthase subunit delta — protein sequence MHAASREALDVCYKDLDARCASLDSLVAVAAQTGTELFDAVDVLDSDRSLRVAVADNSSPADRRSGLVQAVFGGKVSQLTLDILAHAAAQNWSTPREMRVGIVAVGRRALLTSAKAGGQLNQVEDELFRLGRILDGQPQLTSLLADKTASAQAKRSLLAQVLYGKVTAVTEVLALQVIGRPESNPIDDMSALAANAAALQDKSIAFVRAASDLSDEQKAALADKLGRIYGRAMSIHSEVDTSLLGGAVIRVGDEVIDGSLSGKIDKLRSNLV from the coding sequence ATGCACGCAGCGAGCCGCGAAGCACTCGACGTTTGCTACAAGGACCTTGACGCACGTTGCGCAAGCCTTGATTCACTCGTCGCAGTTGCAGCACAAACCGGTACGGAGCTCTTCGACGCTGTTGATGTACTCGACAGCGATCGCAGCCTGCGAGTGGCAGTGGCTGATAATTCCAGCCCCGCCGATCGCCGCTCCGGATTGGTTCAGGCAGTTTTCGGTGGCAAGGTGTCCCAGTTGACACTGGACATCCTCGCTCACGCTGCGGCCCAGAATTGGTCCACCCCGCGCGAAATGCGCGTAGGCATTGTTGCAGTAGGTAGGCGCGCACTGCTGACATCGGCTAAGGCCGGCGGTCAGCTTAACCAGGTTGAAGACGAGCTCTTCCGCCTCGGTCGCATCCTTGATGGTCAGCCGCAGCTCACATCGCTGCTGGCCGACAAGACAGCCTCTGCTCAAGCTAAGCGCTCCCTGCTCGCGCAGGTCCTCTACGGCAAAGTAACTGCCGTCACCGAGGTACTGGCGCTGCAGGTTATTGGACGCCCGGAAAGCAATCCGATCGACGACATGTCGGCACTCGCGGCTAATGCAGCCGCTCTTCAGGACAAGAGCATCGCTTTTGTTCGCGCCGCTAGCGATCTTTCGGATGAGCAAAAAGCTGCACTGGCAGACAAATTGGGCCGCATTTACGGTCGTGCGATGTCCATCCACTCTGAGGTCGATACCAGCCTCCTCGGTGGAGCGGTCATCCGCGTTGGTGACGAAGTGATCGATGGAAGCCTGTCAGGCAAAATCGACAAGCTGCGTAGCAACTTGGTCTAA
- a CDS encoding F0F1 ATP synthase subunit B — translation MTNVINYLAEGSAEKLPLEHGNNLLLPMPYDLVWSAVAFAVIIFLFWKFVLPKYSEVLAEREDTISSGIQNAAEAEAKAAAAREEYNAQLAEARAEAAQIREEARDKGKEIIAEKTAEATAEYNRIVASGEKQLQAQREQVITELRRDMGQTSISLAELLLGQQLSENVTRSGTIDSFLNELDTVAPAGK, via the coding sequence ATGACGAACGTCATTAACTATCTGGCAGAGGGGTCGGCTGAAAAGCTCCCCCTCGAGCACGGCAACAACCTGTTGCTGCCCATGCCGTACGACCTCGTCTGGTCCGCTGTTGCGTTTGCCGTCATTATTTTCCTCTTCTGGAAGTTCGTACTTCCGAAGTACTCCGAGGTTCTGGCAGAGCGCGAAGACACCATCAGCAGCGGTATCCAGAACGCCGCAGAAGCTGAGGCTAAGGCTGCCGCAGCGCGTGAAGAATACAACGCGCAGCTTGCTGAAGCACGTGCCGAGGCTGCTCAGATCCGCGAAGAAGCCCGCGACAAGGGCAAGGAAATCATCGCGGAGAAGACAGCTGAAGCTACTGCCGAATACAACCGTATTGTCGCTTCGGGCGAGAAGCAGCTCCAGGCACAGCGCGAGCAGGTTATCACCGAGCTCCGCCGTGACATGGGGCAGACCTCGATCAGCCTCGCGGAACTTCTTCTTGGACAGCAACTGTCCGAGAACGTCACCCGCTCCGGCACGATCGACAGCTTCCTGAACGAACTCGACACCGTCGCACCGGCAGGAAAGTAG
- a CDS encoding ATP synthase F0 subunit C, with product MNEILLAANDAAAVADYRAVGYGLATIGPGLGIGILVGKALEGMARQPEMAGQLRTTMFLGIAFVEALALLGLVAGFLFA from the coding sequence ATGAACGAGATCCTTCTCGCTGCTAATGACGCTGCTGCTGTCGCTGACTACCGCGCTGTTGGCTACGGCCTCGCCACCATCGGCCCCGGCCTCGGCATCGGCATCCTCGTAGGCAAGGCCCTCGAAGGCATGGCACGTCAGCCTGAGATGGCTGGCCAGCTGCGTACCACCATGTTCCTGGGTATCGCATTCGTTGAGGCACTTGCCCTTCTGGGCCTCGTTGCCGGCTTCCTCTTCGCTTAA
- the atpB gene encoding F0F1 ATP synthase subunit A, giving the protein MKGEFHSPNLDHEFFPGFMKNGEPHNLLFSDFANGYFAIDRLMFVRLLMTLLLVVFFAIAMRKPKLVPHGLQNVAETFLDFCRVHIAEEILGKKEGRRFLPVIATIFFAVLASNAPSVIPMLNVSPNARIGMPLVMAIVAYIAFIYAGAKRYGFFKFMKSSLVIPNLPLPLHILVVPIEFFSTFIMRPVTLTLRLMANMLAGHIILVLLFSATNFFFWQMSGWTVVSGLTLAAAIAFTLFELLVIFLQAYIFALLAAVYIDLSLHADEH; this is encoded by the coding sequence ATGAAGGGTGAGTTCCACTCACCCAACCTGGATCATGAATTTTTCCCGGGGTTTATGAAGAACGGTGAACCGCACAATCTGCTGTTCTCTGACTTCGCCAATGGCTACTTCGCCATCGACCGTCTGATGTTCGTCCGCCTGCTGATGACCTTGCTGCTGGTGGTGTTCTTTGCCATCGCCATGCGCAAGCCAAAGCTGGTGCCCCACGGGCTGCAAAATGTCGCGGAAACCTTCCTCGACTTCTGTCGAGTCCACATTGCTGAAGAGATCCTCGGTAAGAAGGAGGGGCGTCGGTTCTTGCCGGTCATCGCCACCATCTTCTTTGCCGTTCTGGCCAGCAATGCCCCCTCGGTCATCCCCATGCTGAACGTGTCGCCCAACGCTCGTATCGGTATGCCGCTAGTGATGGCAATCGTTGCATACATTGCCTTCATCTACGCGGGCGCTAAGCGCTACGGGTTCTTCAAATTCATGAAGTCCTCCCTAGTCATCCCGAACCTGCCTTTGCCGCTTCACATCTTGGTGGTCCCGATCGAGTTCTTCTCGACGTTTATCATGCGCCCGGTCACTCTGACCTTGCGTCTGATGGCCAACATGCTCGCCGGTCACATCATTCTCGTCCTGCTGTTCTCTGCCACAAACTTTTTCTTCTGGCAGATGAGCGGTTGGACTGTTGTGTCCGGCCTGACCTTGGCTGCGGCGATTGCCTTCACGCTCTTCGAGCTGCTGGTGATCTTCCTGCAGGCATACATCTTTGCCCTGCTTGCGGCGGTCTACATTGATCTGTCGCTGCACGCCGACGAACACTAG